One Akkermansiaceae bacterium genomic region harbors:
- a CDS encoding sulfatase-like hydrolase/transferase: MLLPLICGGITAAASSLHAGITIQNHSFESDIIARDGNTATVASPGDDYNNSIVPTGWIGFDDGRGGTAGNRGIVSHAGDSFFHASLTNTPDTDANDQSFFTAARDIYQVLSTTLAPNTTYTLTVDIGDRDLSNSGGDPGSPIVHLGYGSATGQNILLTLDQASQPAQVNGNWVTWTAQITTGEAPAGEGQPLRIELTNGASVGWFDNVRLVNDPCPPEQPPIPIDVYLLGGQSNMQGVGRQSKLPAELTSIPSIKFYHSSSVTSAGGANHWISLQPAGFDASSFGPEITFGEICADYVQGTQVALIKHAAGGTSLISNWKPGADASDTGNWGNQFSTFVSTVNNAIAALEADGYAPVIRGMVWQQGERDATSVSDSNAYGTNLSHFIGRIREQFSSHASPDGIRFVAGQVLPYAPAGGQVVTDYPGYLTVRQAILDADENSGAALSVANTASIPTNSTDHPTHEQEIDGYRDTDEVHLNAEAQINLGRAMAYQMLKLTTTITDDFNVDPIDPDWTPVIGPAYTQANGVLTSPSSTAATVYTHKKEILTSAPFSLSVEFTFDAKTGAQNWAGLTWGVGGSGLGDDANDFYVFRVRGSNGRVTMSRFDNNSTQYNLDLTNTGTDLGPLFDGNTYRLTLNGNGSGSYTGSLIDVTGGDSGTAGSTMVTLSGTDTTLTGGDYGLYSNVVGADDLHFDDFSVVGVTLPPPPAAPTGLVALSSPGSVTLDWDDNTEADLEAYKVYRKEGAGGFALLATVTAPTSAYTDSGISSGVIYTYQVTALDSDGSESAVSNQAVGSFSIDLSPNGNKPNVIIVLADDQGWGDTGYNGHGVVLTPSLDAMAADGYVFHRFYAAAPVCSPSRAGLLTGRHPIRCKVPNHGRYMREQEMTMAEAFKGAGYVTGMFGKVHLGSGQPDSPANPSAMGFDEWVIGLNYFDNNPYLSRNGVVEHPTGKGTEITMDEAIGFLNTHKNGPQPMFATIWFPSPHSPHEEVPDGSTLYSGDSNAGYYREITLLDENVGRLRQWLKDNSIDQNTILWFCSDNGGLLTASSGGRDKKGSIYEGGLRVPAIVEWPARNLKGATSVPVVHSDMYPTLLAMAGVTVENQLPLDGVNVTDVIEGDVSSRPPIGFWHLFQDGEATYSDATLSAIMNKQQAGDPTPHDAYRIKKDIDEFPRFSETASPGHAAWLSWPWKLHRINDTTYELYNLESDPMESNNLAGAPEHAQRLSDMQTELHAWQQSVVRSINGADYGQLDMWLPMNRTEGIEAFDASGEKRGDLIQFADNSSHWVAGKHNRALEFDGVDDQVEIPNANFSPPVGGNARTVTAWIKTTGGGVICTWGDPTINGGLWEMSVDANGRLHLDVASGSITGQTDLRDGLWHHIAVVLADDGSPDVTEGLLYVDGAAETISASAAQAVTTSNSKIYLGGARVGSAQLSIDEFRIAPRALTPAEVTAEANATGQAAAAWLFRNFGSVAAVDWTSDSDGDGVDLLTEYALGMNPLVADHAQSQIIPTYNASTQKLEVTYPQRNDGTHDLGYGVQVSRDLTDWTLPWTLKSTADHPTLDHGEFHLRTIETDASLTSEERLFMRLLIAD, translated from the coding sequence ATGTTATTACCCCTGATCTGTGGGGGAATTACCGCCGCAGCTTCCTCGCTTCATGCCGGGATTACCATCCAGAACCACAGCTTTGAGTCGGATATCATTGCCCGAGACGGGAACACCGCAACGGTTGCGTCCCCTGGAGATGACTACAATAACTCCATCGTTCCCACAGGCTGGATCGGGTTTGATGATGGTCGGGGTGGCACGGCGGGGAACCGGGGCATCGTTTCCCATGCCGGCGATAGCTTCTTTCATGCATCCTTGACGAATACCCCGGACACGGACGCCAATGACCAATCGTTTTTCACCGCAGCAAGAGACATTTACCAAGTTCTTTCAACCACTCTCGCGCCTAACACAACTTATACGCTAACGGTGGATATTGGCGACCGGGACCTGAGTAACTCGGGTGGTGACCCGGGCAGCCCCATCGTGCATCTCGGTTACGGGTCGGCCACGGGGCAGAATATTCTCCTCACCTTGGACCAGGCAAGCCAGCCGGCGCAGGTGAATGGCAACTGGGTAACCTGGACGGCTCAAATCACCACTGGTGAGGCACCGGCCGGTGAAGGCCAGCCCTTGCGCATTGAACTCACCAACGGCGCGAGCGTCGGCTGGTTCGATAACGTGAGGTTGGTCAATGACCCATGTCCGCCGGAACAGCCGCCGATTCCGATTGATGTCTATTTGCTGGGTGGCCAATCCAATATGCAAGGGGTTGGACGGCAATCGAAATTACCCGCCGAACTGACCTCGATCCCCTCCATCAAATTCTATCACTCCAGCAGTGTCACCAGCGCAGGCGGAGCCAATCATTGGATCAGCCTGCAACCCGCTGGCTTCGACGCCTCATCGTTTGGCCCGGAAATCACCTTTGGTGAAATCTGTGCGGATTATGTCCAAGGCACCCAGGTCGCGTTGATCAAACATGCAGCCGGTGGAACCAGTCTCATCAGTAATTGGAAACCGGGTGCCGACGCCAGTGATACAGGCAATTGGGGGAACCAGTTCAGCACGTTTGTCTCGACGGTAAACAACGCCATCGCTGCGCTCGAGGCGGATGGATACGCACCTGTCATCAGGGGCATGGTCTGGCAACAAGGTGAAAGAGACGCCACAAGCGTTTCCGATTCCAATGCTTATGGCACCAACCTTTCCCATTTCATAGGTCGCATCAGGGAGCAATTCAGCAGTCATGCATCGCCCGACGGGATTCGTTTTGTAGCTGGCCAGGTCCTGCCGTATGCTCCGGCTGGTGGACAGGTGGTGACGGATTACCCGGGTTATCTGACCGTGCGGCAAGCCATTCTCGATGCCGATGAAAACTCAGGAGCCGCACTCTCGGTCGCCAATACCGCCAGCATCCCCACCAACAGCACGGATCACCCGACCCATGAACAGGAAATTGACGGTTATCGCGATACCGACGAGGTTCATCTCAACGCCGAGGCACAAATCAACCTTGGCCGGGCCATGGCGTATCAAATGTTGAAATTGACCACAACGATTACCGATGATTTCAACGTTGACCCCATCGATCCCGACTGGACGCCTGTCATTGGTCCGGCATACACCCAGGCTAACGGAGTGCTCACATCTCCGAGCTCGACAGCGGCAACGGTTTATACCCACAAAAAAGAAATTCTAACATCGGCTCCCTTTAGCTTGTCGGTTGAGTTTACATTCGATGCCAAGACAGGTGCACAGAACTGGGCCGGGCTGACCTGGGGGGTAGGCGGCAGTGGACTGGGAGATGATGCCAACGACTTTTACGTCTTCCGGGTCAGAGGGTCCAATGGACGGGTGACCATGTCCCGTTTTGATAATAACTCGACCCAATACAATCTCGATCTCACTAACACCGGCACTGATTTGGGGCCTCTGTTCGATGGGAATACTTATCGCCTGACATTGAATGGCAATGGCTCCGGATCCTACACAGGGTCGCTCATCGATGTCACTGGCGGGGACTCCGGCACGGCGGGGAGCACGATGGTGACTCTATCCGGCACGGACACCACGCTGACCGGGGGGGACTATGGTCTTTATTCAAATGTCGTTGGTGCCGATGACCTGCATTTTGATGATTTTTCAGTGGTTGGGGTCACGTTGCCTCCACCACCCGCCGCACCCACAGGGCTGGTCGCCCTGTCCAGCCCCGGTTCGGTTACGTTGGACTGGGACGACAATACCGAGGCAGATCTTGAAGCTTACAAAGTGTATCGCAAAGAGGGTGCCGGGGGATTTGCTTTATTGGCCACCGTCACTGCGCCCACATCCGCCTACACCGACAGCGGCATATCCAGCGGGGTGATCTACACCTACCAGGTCACCGCACTTGACTCCGACGGCAGTGAATCGGCTGTTAGTAATCAGGCGGTTGGCTCATTTAGCATCGACCTGTCACCCAATGGAAACAAACCCAACGTCATCATTGTGCTGGCAGACGATCAGGGCTGGGGTGATACGGGCTACAACGGACATGGTGTTGTATTGACGCCCTCACTGGATGCGATGGCGGCGGACGGATATGTTTTTCACCGCTTCTACGCGGCGGCTCCCGTTTGTTCGCCATCACGTGCGGGCTTACTAACAGGCCGGCATCCGATCCGCTGCAAGGTTCCCAATCACGGGCGCTACATGCGGGAGCAGGAAATGACGATGGCCGAAGCGTTTAAGGGCGCGGGTTACGTGACGGGCATGTTCGGCAAAGTGCATCTTGGCTCCGGGCAGCCTGACAGTCCGGCCAACCCAAGCGCGATGGGTTTTGACGAGTGGGTCATTGGCTTGAACTATTTTGACAACAACCCATACCTCAGCCGCAATGGCGTGGTCGAGCACCCGACCGGCAAGGGCACGGAGATCACCATGGATGAAGCGATCGGCTTTCTCAATACACACAAAAACGGGCCTCAGCCCATGTTCGCGACGATTTGGTTCCCCTCGCCACACTCACCGCACGAGGAGGTGCCGGATGGCTCGACACTTTACAGCGGCGATAGCAATGCGGGTTACTATCGTGAAATCACTCTGTTGGATGAAAACGTGGGCCGCCTGCGGCAATGGCTGAAAGACAACTCGATCGATCAAAACACCATCCTCTGGTTCTGCAGTGACAATGGCGGCCTGCTCACGGCGAGTTCTGGAGGCCGGGATAAAAAGGGCAGCATCTACGAAGGCGGACTGCGTGTGCCGGCGATTGTCGAATGGCCCGCGCGCAACTTGAAAGGGGCGACCAGTGTTCCCGTGGTGCACTCAGACATGTATCCCACGCTCTTGGCCATGGCGGGTGTCACCGTGGAAAACCAGCTTCCTCTGGACGGTGTGAATGTGACGGATGTCATCGAAGGTGATGTCAGCAGTCGCCCGCCGATTGGTTTCTGGCATCTGTTCCAAGACGGGGAAGCCACCTATAGCGACGCGACGCTGAGCGCGATCATGAACAAACAGCAAGCGGGAGACCCGACACCTCATGATGCGTATCGCATCAAAAAGGACATCGATGAGTTTCCCCGGTTTTCAGAAACGGCATCACCCGGACACGCCGCGTGGTTGAGCTGGCCATGGAAACTGCACCGGATCAATGACACGACCTACGAGCTGTATAATCTGGAAAGCGATCCGATGGAGTCTAACAACCTGGCTGGCGCACCCGAGCATGCGCAACGCCTGAGCGATATGCAGACGGAGCTGCACGCCTGGCAGCAGTCTGTTGTCAGGAGTATCAATGGCGCCGACTACGGGCAACTGGACATGTGGCTTCCCATGAACCGGACCGAGGGAATTGAGGCCTTTGATGCCAGTGGTGAAAAACGGGGAGACCTCATTCAATTTGCAGACAACAGCTCGCATTGGGTCGCTGGAAAACATAACCGCGCCCTGGAATTCGATGGGGTTGACGACCAGGTGGAGATTCCCAATGCCAACTTCTCTCCGCCGGTGGGTGGAAATGCGAGGACGGTGACCGCCTGGATCAAGACAACGGGTGGTGGTGTGATCTGCACCTGGGGGGACCCAACCATCAACGGTGGGTTATGGGAAATGAGTGTTGATGCGAACGGTCGACTCCATCTCGACGTCGCCTCCGGCTCCATCACCGGGCAAACTGATTTACGTGACGGCTTGTGGCACCATATCGCTGTGGTGTTAGCCGACGACGGCTCCCCTGACGTCACCGAAGGACTGCTCTACGTTGATGGTGCCGCCGAGACAATCAGCGCATCCGCGGCCCAAGCGGTCACAACAAGCAACTCGAAAATCTACCTGGGCGGTGCGCGCGTCGGTTCGGCCCAGTTGTCGATCGATGAGTTCCGCATTGCCCCAAGAGCCCTGACACCGGCGGAAGTGACCGCTGAAGCGAATGCCACCGGCCAAGCCGCAGCGGCGTGGTTGTTCAGGAATTTCGGCAGTGTCGCCGCCGTGGATTGGACCTCGGACAGTGATGGAGACGGGGTCGATCTACTCACCGAGTATGCTTTGGGTATGAACCCACTGGTCGCTGACCACGCACAAAGCCAGATCATTCCCACATACAACGCATCCACACAGAAACTGGAAGTCACCTATCCGCAGCGCAATGACGGGACACATGACCTTGGCTACGGTGTCCAGGTTTCCCGCGATCTCACCGACTGGACACTGCCGTGGACTTTGAAATCGACGGCAGACCACCCCACCTTGGACCATGGTGAATTTCACCTCAGAACGATCGAAACCGATGCAAGTTTGACCAGCGAGGAACGCTTGTTCATGCGGCTGCTGATTGCCGATTAG
- a CDS encoding PEP-CTERM sorting domain-containing protein produces MKKKLIMAAMAAAVIPSASAATSFTDDFGDSSIDSEWNKNGVNWVEGAGELSVTGIGGPSGAASYITTSTVPSDTAFTLTMDFHVTSVTASEQDWAGVAWNFGSAASTYIWRVRTENGRATITEWGGDINLWSSAVEGPGDFGALTANNTYRLTVVSPVAGTFSAELIDIDGTDGTIYSTGTIVDATHTSGGHFGIYALQPEDNELQVESFSVVTSVPEPSSFALLGLGGLALILRRRK; encoded by the coding sequence ATGAAAAAGAAACTAATCATGGCAGCGATGGCCGCCGCAGTCATCCCTTCAGCATCAGCAGCAACCAGCTTCACCGATGATTTTGGTGACTCGAGCATTGACTCCGAATGGAATAAAAATGGGGTAAACTGGGTGGAAGGTGCCGGTGAGTTATCCGTGACAGGGATCGGAGGGCCTTCAGGTGCAGCTAGTTATATCACTACATCGACGGTGCCCAGCGACACCGCCTTTACGCTGACTATGGATTTCCATGTGACCTCGGTTACCGCCAGTGAACAAGATTGGGCTGGAGTGGCATGGAATTTTGGTAGTGCTGCCAGTACCTACATTTGGAGAGTCCGCACTGAGAATGGTCGCGCTACGATTACTGAATGGGGCGGTGACATTAACTTGTGGAGCAGTGCTGTTGAGGGACCTGGCGATTTTGGCGCGTTAACGGCGAATAACACCTATCGTCTTACTGTCGTTTCACCCGTTGCAGGAACGTTCAGTGCTGAACTCATCGATATTGATGGCACGGATGGAACCATCTATTCTACGGGAACTATTGTCGATGCTACGCATACCAGCGGAGGCCACTTTGGCATTTACGCGCTTCAACCTGAAGACAATGAATTACAAGTTGAGAGCTTTTCAGTTGTTACTTCGGTTCCCGAGCCTTCCTCCTTCGCTCTTCTTGGTCTTGGTGGCTTGGCCTTGATACTGCGCCGTAGAAAGTAA
- a CDS encoding FecR domain-containing protein, whose amino-acid sequence MNPPLFEHSELITLIEGLDDGTLDAKEREQLHDLLLSSAEARKVYHDYMGFVAALQSEARTQAEKDLLPVLPGANRRGVRKNFTRSILYAAAILVIMAVAARFIMAPEAVPYASVTPSADIIWNLSQGDAAKDTPPGVITPGSTVHVTHGSLNISLPDGTELILEGPAALHFPESLYQPELQKGRLWVDSNVGKESFSITTNGYLVKDIGTRFGVFAGDSLEVHVFEGEVQLVEPQSNEKQASLKANEAIRVVSKGKTSVIPLAAGPFPTQVKTAASMRFSQNFSGKNNLLDRGWVTRAGNWKQGKDGLTSTARVHAVMAHRSLPANDPFFVSMDFQFKKRSSGKTEQWAGVAWNVPVAGDQELPYFVFRVRQDSGRVTISRVEKHSDANPLQLMSSEDAGGDLGALKMNHDYRLTLTVDKGGVVTGKIFDLSAPGKALMTLSKELEAPERGNLGIYTRFGNHVLMKKFSAQTTRSEK is encoded by the coding sequence ATGAACCCTCCATTATTTGAACACTCGGAACTCATCACCCTCATCGAGGGGCTTGATGATGGCACGCTTGACGCCAAGGAGCGCGAGCAGTTGCATGACTTGCTGTTGTCGTCTGCCGAGGCCAGAAAGGTCTACCATGACTACATGGGATTCGTGGCCGCTCTGCAGAGCGAGGCCCGGACCCAGGCGGAGAAAGACCTCCTGCCCGTCCTCCCGGGGGCAAACCGGAGAGGGGTGCGCAAGAACTTCACCCGGTCCATCCTCTATGCCGCAGCCATCCTTGTCATCATGGCGGTCGCGGCCCGATTTATCATGGCTCCGGAAGCCGTTCCCTACGCAAGCGTCACCCCGTCAGCGGATATTATTTGGAATCTAAGCCAAGGGGACGCAGCTAAGGATACCCCGCCCGGTGTCATCACTCCGGGGTCAACGGTTCATGTCACCCACGGCTCACTCAATATCTCGTTGCCGGACGGCACGGAATTGATCCTTGAAGGTCCGGCGGCACTGCATTTTCCGGAGTCCCTCTATCAGCCGGAACTGCAAAAAGGTCGCCTTTGGGTTGATTCCAATGTTGGCAAGGAATCCTTCTCCATCACCACCAACGGATATCTGGTGAAAGACATCGGCACACGTTTTGGTGTTTTTGCTGGAGACAGCCTGGAGGTCCACGTTTTCGAGGGCGAGGTGCAATTGGTTGAGCCTCAATCGAATGAAAAGCAGGCATCGCTCAAGGCGAACGAGGCGATCCGTGTTGTTTCCAAGGGAAAGACTTCGGTGATTCCTCTCGCTGCAGGGCCGTTTCCCACCCAGGTGAAAACCGCTGCCAGTATGCGTTTCAGCCAGAACTTCAGCGGTAAAAACAATCTCTTGGACAGGGGCTGGGTCACGCGTGCCGGCAACTGGAAGCAGGGGAAGGACGGGCTGACGTCCACCGCCCGGGTCCACGCGGTCATGGCACACCGCTCCCTGCCTGCCAACGATCCGTTTTTCGTCTCGATGGATTTTCAGTTTAAAAAACGATCGTCGGGCAAAACTGAGCAGTGGGCGGGTGTCGCCTGGAATGTTCCCGTCGCCGGAGACCAGGAATTACCTTACTTTGTCTTCCGCGTCAGGCAGGACAGTGGACGCGTAACCATCTCCAGGGTCGAAAAACATTCCGATGCCAACCCACTTCAACTGATGAGCAGCGAGGACGCCGGCGGTGATCTGGGGGCTCTTAAAATGAACCACGATTACCGGCTCACGCTGACTGTGGACAAGGGGGGAGTTGTCACCGGGAAGATTTTTGACTTAAGCGCTCCAGGCAAGGCTCTGATGACCTTGAGCAAGGAGCTGGAGGCACCCGAGAGGGGAAACCTGGGTATTTACACCCGCTTTGGGAATCATGTCCTGATGAAGAAATTCTCGGCACAAACAACACGTTCGGAAAAATAA
- a CDS encoding sigma-70 family RNA polymerase sigma factor: MQLVDTEPTDEEDEFVRLFVEHQTVLRAFIISLMPGCQEVDDIIQDVSVDIWKNRAKFEPNTNFKAWIFTLARFRVLSHWRDSQRNKESAMPEELMHVLADESGENIQLDVIRDQVRALRHCLVNLRQEDRGLVMQRYWQKIPFANLAKDSSRSVNSLKVTLHRIRKQLRDCVSRRLLAHH, translated from the coding sequence ATGCAACTGGTCGATACAGAACCCACAGATGAAGAGGATGAGTTTGTAAGACTCTTCGTCGAGCATCAGACGGTACTGCGTGCATTCATTATCTCCCTCATGCCCGGATGCCAGGAGGTGGATGACATTATTCAGGACGTCAGTGTGGATATCTGGAAAAACCGGGCGAAATTTGAACCAAACACCAACTTCAAGGCGTGGATCTTCACCTTGGCTCGTTTTCGGGTGCTGTCCCACTGGCGGGATTCGCAAAGGAATAAAGAGTCCGCCATGCCGGAAGAGCTGATGCATGTTCTGGCTGATGAATCGGGTGAAAATATCCAGCTCGACGTCATCAGGGACCAAGTAAGGGCCCTCCGGCATTGCCTGGTCAATTTACGGCAGGAAGACCGTGGATTGGTAATGCAACGTTACTGGCAAAAAATCCCCTTTGCCAACCTGGCGAAGGACAGCTCGCGTAGTGTCAACAGCCTGAAGGTGACTCTGCACCGGATTCGGAAACAGCTGCGCGACTGTGTCAGCAGGCGCCTGTTAGCTCACCATTAA
- a CDS encoding alkene reductase, translating to MNAQQSPLLSPMKMGAWELPNRIIMAPLTRCRASEGRVANAMMAEYYAQRASVGLIISEATSVTPLGVGYPNTPGIWSDAQVEGWQLATKAVHDAGGRIILQLWHVGRVSDPIYLDGRLPVAPSAIAPAGSVSLLRPKKAFVTPRALERDEIPSIVEAYRKGAENARRAGFDGVEIHGANGYLLDQFLQSSTNQRSDDYGGSLANRARLMLEVVDACVDVWGADRVGLHLAPRCDAHGMGDDDPASTFGYVAREVGERGIAFIFAREGKEEPRLGPMMKKEFGGAFIANQQLSQQDGEDLIQAGEADAISWGQLIIANPDLPARFATGADLNEPQPETFYGDGPVGYTDYPRLA from the coding sequence ATGAACGCACAACAATCACCACTTCTTTCCCCTATGAAAATGGGGGCATGGGAACTTCCAAACCGCATCATCATGGCACCTCTAACACGCTGCCGGGCCAGCGAGGGCCGGGTGGCCAATGCCATGATGGCCGAGTACTACGCTCAAAGAGCATCGGTGGGACTGATCATTTCAGAGGCCACTTCGGTCACTCCGCTGGGCGTGGGTTACCCTAACACACCTGGTATCTGGTCGGATGCGCAAGTCGAAGGCTGGCAGCTGGCAACCAAGGCCGTGCACGACGCCGGGGGCAGGATCATTCTCCAGCTCTGGCATGTTGGCCGCGTTTCCGATCCTATTTACCTCGATGGGCGGCTTCCCGTGGCACCGAGCGCGATTGCCCCAGCTGGGTCTGTGAGTTTGCTTCGTCCCAAGAAAGCGTTCGTGACTCCCAGGGCCTTGGAAAGGGATGAGATTCCCAGCATTGTTGAGGCTTACCGCAAAGGGGCAGAGAATGCCAGGCGGGCGGGCTTTGATGGCGTCGAAATCCATGGGGCCAACGGGTATTTATTGGACCAGTTTTTACAAAGCAGCACGAATCAACGCAGCGATGACTATGGAGGCTCACTCGCAAACCGTGCGCGACTTATGTTAGAGGTGGTCGATGCCTGTGTGGATGTTTGGGGGGCGGACCGTGTAGGGCTTCACTTGGCTCCAAGATGCGACGCCCATGGAATGGGCGATGACGATCCAGCGTCAACGTTCGGATACGTCGCCAGGGAAGTAGGCGAACGTGGGATCGCATTTATTTTTGCGCGGGAAGGAAAAGAAGAGCCACGTCTGGGCCCGATGATGAAAAAAGAGTTCGGTGGTGCATTTATCGCCAACCAGCAACTCAGCCAGCAAGATGGCGAAGACCTGATCCAAGCCGGGGAGGCCGACGCCATTTCCTGGGGACAGCTGATCATCGCGAACCCGGATTTACCAGCAAGGTTCGCCACTGGCGCAGATCTTAACGAACCACAACCAGAAACCTTCTACGGTGACGGTCCGGTGGGTTACACCGATTATCCGAGGCTGGCATAG
- a CDS encoding ABC transporter ATP-binding protein codes for MSLAITQLSVRAGEFRLSDVSLAITTGHCGVLMGRSGSGKTTLMEALCGLRKVETGGITLDDQRIDHLRPGERQIGLVPQDTVLFPHMTVREHLEFGPRLQKWQKEEINKRVESLAASLSIIELLDRRPRGLSGGEAKRVAIGRAIAGRPKLLCLDEALTGLDREAHEGMMVLLKDVIQRESLTTLHITHRQEEAEFLGDLNYELNDGQISLLTSFT; via the coding sequence ATGTCCCTTGCCATTACCCAGCTATCCGTGCGTGCAGGTGAGTTTCGTCTCTCAGACGTTTCCCTGGCCATTACGACCGGCCATTGCGGCGTGCTGATGGGACGCAGCGGGTCGGGTAAGACAACCTTGATGGAGGCTCTTTGTGGCCTGCGGAAAGTCGAAACAGGTGGTATTACCCTTGACGACCAGCGTATCGACCACCTCCGTCCCGGTGAACGGCAAATCGGTCTGGTGCCCCAGGATACCGTGCTTTTTCCCCACATGACCGTGCGTGAGCATCTGGAATTCGGGCCACGATTACAGAAGTGGCAAAAAGAGGAAATCAATAAGCGGGTCGAGTCGCTGGCGGCATCCTTGTCCATCATCGAGCTACTTGACCGTCGTCCCAGGGGGCTCTCTGGTGGCGAGGCAAAACGAGTGGCCATTGGGCGGGCGATTGCAGGTCGACCCAAGCTGCTGTGTCTTGATGAAGCCTTGACAGGCCTGGATCGCGAGGCGCATGAGGGGATGATGGTTTTACTAAAGGACGTGATTCAGCGGGAAAGTCTGACAACCTTGCATATTACCCATCGTCAGGAAGAGGCGGAATTTCTCGGGGACCTCAACTACGAGCTCAATGACGGGCAAATATCGTTGCTGACATCATTTACCTAG
- a CDS encoding ABC transporter permease has protein sequence MSSDDGRKEDTSVSGPGRIPSDIPFFLGIGGLALCYTCLITALVLANMTAIEWQDLLGMWYNPDIHASIRLTFLTCSVSAILSILCAVPIGYLLSRFRFPGRAVIDAVLDIPIVLPPLVVGLSLLILFNKVPFAGGSLEKWLNDHGMMVTFAIPAIILAQFTVATAFAIRVVKNTFDQIDHRSEQVAMTLGCNRSGAFWNVALPQAGQGLVAAGVLAWARALGEFGPILVFAGATRGRTEVLATSVFLEINIGNLGGAAAVSLLMIILALGLISLIRFITRSKTPFL, from the coding sequence ATGAGTAGTGACGATGGCCGGAAAGAGGATACGTCCGTGAGCGGGCCCGGACGCATTCCGAGCGATATTCCGTTTTTCCTCGGAATCGGCGGACTCGCACTCTGTTACACCTGCCTGATCACGGCTCTTGTGCTCGCTAACATGACCGCGATTGAGTGGCAAGACCTGTTGGGTATGTGGTATAACCCGGATATTCACGCATCCATCCGGTTAACCTTTCTCACCTGTTCAGTGAGTGCCATCCTTTCCATACTGTGCGCTGTGCCGATTGGTTATCTGCTTTCCCGTTTCCGCTTCCCGGGACGTGCAGTGATCGATGCCGTCCTCGATATCCCCATTGTGCTGCCGCCGTTGGTCGTGGGTCTGAGTTTGTTGATTTTGTTTAACAAGGTGCCGTTTGCCGGCGGCAGCCTGGAAAAGTGGTTAAACGACCACGGGATGATGGTGACCTTTGCCATCCCGGCTATCATCTTGGCGCAGTTTACTGTCGCGACAGCCTTTGCCATCAGGGTGGTCAAAAACACCTTTGACCAGATTGACCATCGCTCCGAGCAGGTTGCGATGACCCTGGGCTGTAACCGTTCGGGGGCGTTCTGGAATGTGGCTCTGCCGCAGGCCGGGCAGGGTCTGGTCGCCGCAGGCGTGTTGGCCTGGGCGCGCGCGTTAGGAGAGTTTGGCCCCATCCTTGTTTTTGCCGGCGCTACCCGCGGTCGGACCGAGGTGCTGGCGACTTCCGTTTTCCTGGAAATCAATATCGGCAATCTTGGTGGTGCCGCAGCCGTATCGCTGCTGATGATCATCCTCGCCCTCGGGTTGATTTCGCTGATCCGCTTTATCACACGTTCAAAAACGCCCTTCCTCTAA